The Tenebrio molitor chromosome 2, icTenMoli1.1, whole genome shotgun sequence DNA segment ttgtaaaaaatacaaagctTAGCGCTGTTTTtagattaaacaataatattaataatattatcTAGTCATTTACCAcaatttacttcattttgtgaTACCAAAATGGTTGTAATAcacaatttacaaacaaaacgttatttgcaaaaaatagtctGAACATTACTTCAACAACGATAGattcattttttgttataataaggttctttacttcaataaaaattaaatgaaatgttcaaaatggcctcCATAGGCAGTTAAGCAATTACACAATCAATTAcctatcaaaattacaaatgtcagGTGAAGTTTTAgcctactgaaaatttaaaatagaagcaaacggaattcaaaaaactTCTTTTTGCTAACTTATTCCTTGTTTCTGggtattaaattgaaattgtttcaatacattatcatatcccacaactttactacaaaactaggttgaatattttcatgaggacaaaagttaacaggggatTGAAAAATTAGTATGTAAAATCCTacggccagtcttaaaaaaactcactttatgtaatttaaattgaaaacgGAAAACTTTTTTGGTCCGGAATTCCATCTACACAGAAGTGTCAAAGAATGACGACTTGTAAATGTAGCTTGATTTGTCGTATGATTTTTGCCAGATATCTACATTAATAGTTAaacttaatagttatttatgtaataaaGGCGTAAGAAGGTTTTATGGCCTGAGGTGGCCGAAGGGCACAAAAGCCAGTTCACCCCcgcagtacatacactattttatGCACGATTAATGCCTAAAACCTAACATTTAAcaaacattaataaataaatgtctgcCCACATCACAGATGTTCGCATCGCGTAGTGCTtccgtcaaatttttagttttgcgCCTAACCGTGGGAACAGTGAAAACAACCGTAGCCATTTTTCCAGTTGCAATTTTcggttataaataaattaataaacgaAATGATGAACGAGGTTGAGAAAGCGCCAGAAATGAGTGCCCAGTATATAATTCTGGATTAGGTAGTTTAAGataagtggcactttttttcggaatttcaccaaaaagatttttaacttttatttgacATACCTACCTATCTTTATAGCCCACGGGCGTAAAGTGGTCCGTAAAAAGATGTTTATGCCAACAAAATTTGTgcataattgtcaaattataatataatcctgcataaagtattttatttcttaCTTTACACTCGCACTCtatattattgttgttgttattatgaaataataccagactaaaacaataaaataaaaatgtttttgtacaCATTGTAACTATTATaacctgttcacgttggattgaacattagtggtgcaaatcgcataCATTTGGCATTcactttcatatgagttgtcatagtaacaggtcagtcatttgcaccacagcTGTTCttcccaacgtgaacaggtacTTTTGTTTCTTCATAATATAATATGATAATAAATTAGATAAGACCATTTTCtactacatattttacaaCATGTCTTGCTCTATTCTTAAAACTGGTTTTGTCTTTAACATCATACGAGAAGGCCGTACCAACGTCTCCCCCATTTTCAACAGCTTCAGCTAAATCAATCACTTCGTCAGAATCTGTTGCACAAACCTTGAACAATACACTACTCATTGAAGCACCAAATTTGCCGTATTTTTTCCAGTCTTTCAAAAAGATGTCCAATGGATACAATTTCTTAGAATCAGCTCCCATTCTGTGTAAATGTGACGATAAAGATTTGTGATAGAGTCGCAACATTTCATCTAAATCTTCTATGTCTTCTTTGGATATGCAAACGAACAAGAAATATGACAGATCAAGGATCGGTGAAGAATACTTTGATATTTGCCAGTCTAACATTGCTACTTTTACTGGTAGAATTTCGTTGTTAGCCTGAAAACTTAATAATTAGCAATATTTCAAACAGAAATTGTAAACTCACAGCGTGTTTAAACATGAAATTGTTATTCCAACAGTCTCCATGAAGGATTACTTTTTGCACGTCCGGTTGTTCGCACATATCGGTGAAAATATAATTAACTTGCTTTCTCAAGTTTTTCCATTTAATTAAAGTTTCATCGTCGAGGTCACCTTTCAGCAAGTCGCACACTTCGTCAAAACCTTTTGAATA contains these protein-coding regions:
- the LOC138124872 gene encoding uncharacterized protein isoform X3 — encoded protein: MAAKTIVGNEDEIRFWLKSVLTEENLDDFSVNILGNSEKGDGYAGDIVFVRLTSAIAHSPKEYNLVLKCSKRSETLRKTTPIKEAFTNEIYVYNTVLPVFTEFQRKHGIENPFDSVPKYYGKFTDENTEVLVFENLKSAGYSLWNKKNPLTRKHINMVVEEYGKFHAISFAMQDQQPEKFQELSSELVDIFKQTMTSSAFGDVYSKGFDEVCDLLKGDLDDETLIKWKNLRKQVNYIFTDMCEQPDVQKVILHGDCWNNNFMFKHAANNEILPVKVAMLDWQISKYSSPILDLSYFLFVCISKEDIEDLDEMLRLYHKSLSSHLHRMGADSKKLYPLDIFLKDWKKYGKFGASMSSVLFKVCATDSDEVIDLAEAVENGGDVGTAFSYDVKDKTSFKNRARHVVKYVVENGLI